Part of the Synergistaceae bacterium genome is shown below.
ATTTTTTGCCCGGATGTGCCCACATATAACCGAGTAAGAGTCTCAAATTCGCGCGTTTCTGCCACCAGTCGCCCGACATCTTATTAATTAGCGATCCTTTACCGTGTACTACTTCATCATGTGAAATCGAGAGCATAAAATTTTCACTGAATGCGTACCAGATACTAAACGTTAATTGATTCTGATGCCAGCTGCGATAAATGGGCTCAAGACTCATATATTCTAAAGTGTCATGCATCCAGCCCATGTTCCACTTCATGCCGAACCCGAGTCCCCCTAAGAATACCGGACGCGTTACCATCGGCCAGTCTGTGCTCTCTTCCGCGATTGTCTGAATAGTCCCGAATCTGCCGAATAATTCGCTGTTGAGATCTCTTAATAGTGAAATTGCCTCAAGATTTTCTTTTCCGCCGTATACGTTTGGAATCCATTCGCCGTCACGTCTTGAATAATTAAGATATAACATTGACGCAACAGCATCGATTCTTAAACCGTCAGCGTGATATTTATCAATCCAGAATGCAGCACTTGAAATCAAGAAACTTCTAACTTCATTGCGGCCGTAATTAAATATATAGCTGCCCCAGTCAGGATGATAACCCCTGCGCGGGTCTTCGTGTTCGTATAATGCTGTCCCGTCATAGCGTGCGAGTCCAAAATCATCGGTCGGGAAGTGGCTCGGTACAAAGTCAAGAATTACTGCGATATTTTTCTTGTGAAGTTCGTCTACTAATTTCATGAAATCTTCAGGCGTTCCATATCGGCAAGTCGGCGCGAAATATCCTAAAGTCTGATAACCCCATGAGCCATAAAATGGATGTTCCATAACCGGCAAAAATTCTACAGCGTTGAATCCCATATCTTCGCAATAACCGGGCAGTTCTTCGGCCATTTCCTTATATGACAGCGATAAACCATCGTCCCAGTGTCTCCGCCATGAGCCTAAATGCACTTCATAAACG
Proteins encoded:
- the glgB gene encoding 1,4-alpha-glucan branching protein GlgB; protein product: MAGSIRHGVSALSDYDIFLFKQGTHYSLYDKMGAIPFTDPADGTEGVAFSVWAPNAQSVSVVGNFNYWNTEAHPLAPRWDGSGIWEGFVPDLKKWELYKFCIKNVHGEIKEKMDPFSRLFELPPRTSSITHWPEYEWGDSDWLAHRGEKMNLGAPLSVYEVHLGSWRRHWDDGLSLSYKEMAEELPGYCEDMGFNAVEFLPVMEHPFYGSWGYQTLGYFAPTCRYGTPEDFMKLVDELHKKNIAVILDFVPSHFPTDDFGLARYDGTALYEHEDPRRGYHPDWGSYIFNYGRNEVRSFLISSAAFWIDKYHADGLRIDAVASMLYLNYSRRDGEWIPNVYGGKENLEAISLLRDLNSELFGRFGTIQTIAEESTDWPMVTRPVFLGGLGFGMKWNMGWMHDTLEYMSLEPIYRSWHQNQLTFSIWYAFSENFMLSISHDEVVHGKGSLINKMSGDWWQKRANLRLLLGYMWAHPGKK